Proteins co-encoded in one Armatimonadota bacterium genomic window:
- a CDS encoding DUF763 domain-containing protein: MRTGTANLPLHGGTAPAWLFSRMTKLSREIISLMVIEFGTNEVLAKLSDPYWFQALGCVLGFDWHSSGVTTTVCGAIKEGLKGIEDEIGLFVAGGKGSVSRRTPQEIVAYADRFSLNLDPSKLVYASRMSAKVDNTAVQDGYQLYHHVFIFNKHGEWAVVQQGMNETNRWARRYHWLSTSMQDFVCEPHAAVCSDSKSRFVLNMVAEEAEESRRTSAVLASERPEKLVKEIVRIKELNLPKHHEVLITDLSPRSLEKTLLKAYERRPKNFRQLLEIEGVGPKTVRALAMIADLAYGASASTRDPAKYSFAHGGKDGHPYPVNRKLYDRSIEVVKRAVEQAKIGNTEKLDALRNLSRFYDF; this comes from the coding sequence ATGAGAACAGGTACTGCGAACCTGCCATTGCATGGCGGAACTGCGCCTGCATGGCTTTTTTCTAGAATGACAAAACTATCACGTGAGATTATTTCCCTCATGGTGATAGAGTTCGGCACAAACGAGGTGCTTGCCAAGCTCTCGGACCCTTATTGGTTCCAAGCTTTGGGATGTGTCCTGGGGTTCGATTGGCATAGCTCCGGGGTCACAACTACCGTTTGCGGTGCCATCAAGGAAGGTCTGAAGGGCATAGAAGATGAAATAGGTCTCTTTGTTGCTGGTGGAAAGGGTAGTGTCTCGCGTCGAACTCCCCAGGAAATTGTGGCTTATGCCGACCGCTTTTCTCTAAACCTTGATCCCTCGAAGTTAGTCTACGCAAGCCGGATGTCAGCAAAAGTGGATAACACGGCTGTTCAGGATGGTTATCAGCTCTATCACCACGTGTTCATTTTCAATAAGCATGGCGAATGGGCAGTTGTTCAACAAGGCATGAATGAAACAAATCGTTGGGCGCGGCGGTATCATTGGCTTTCTACAAGCATGCAAGACTTCGTGTGTGAGCCTCATGCCGCTGTTTGTTCAGATTCTAAGAGTCGGTTTGTGCTAAATATGGTGGCAGAAGAGGCGGAGGAGTCACGGCGTACCTCTGCTGTTCTCGCGTCAGAGAGGCCTGAGAAACTTGTAAAAGAAATCGTGCGCATAAAAGAACTCAACCTTCCAAAACATCACGAAGTCCTCATAACTGATCTTTCCCCGCGTTCGCTTGAGAAGACCCTATTAAAGGCATATGAACGCAGGCCGAAGAATTTTCGGCAGCTTTTAGAAATAGAAGGTGTAGGGCCAAAGACTGTCCGAGCCCTTGCTATGATTGCGGACCTCGCTTATGGGGCATCTGCTTCAACGCGCGACCCTGCTAAATACAGTTTCGCGCACGGAGGAAAAGATGGACATCCATACCCTGTAAACCGCAAATTATATGACCGCTCGATTGAGGTTGTAAAGCGGGCTGTTGAACAAGCGAAAATAGGGAATACAGAGAAGTTAGATGCACTGCGCAATCTAAGCCGATTCTACGATTTCTAG
- a CDS encoding PRC-barrel domain-containing protein, translating to MTEISMEEPGTHEPLILEKLSDLEDQEDYLNHYPDIRGHAVVNPLGEEVGIVEDLYVNPRNRQVEMAAIEFNGMVGMGGKHVLVPVEELEILDDAVRILTHAEKIRLAPEFHEGAPAFEPYYEYWSSQAVGPSEEPASGYVRPPGRLTLAGEQEEIEEEEEVEEVEEIEEEEVEVEEEEEEGEEEEEEW from the coding sequence ATGACTGAAATATCGATGGAAGAGCCGGGTACCCACGAGCCATTGATTTTAGAAAAGCTCAGCGACCTTGAAGATCAAGAAGATTATCTCAATCATTATCCCGACATCCGCGGCCATGCGGTAGTCAATCCTCTTGGCGAGGAGGTTGGAATTGTTGAAGACCTTTATGTGAATCCGCGCAATCGTCAGGTCGAAATGGCGGCAATTGAGTTCAATGGCATGGTTGGTATGGGTGGAAAACACGTCCTCGTTCCGGTTGAAGAGCTAGAAATTCTCGACGACGCGGTTCGCATTCTGACTCACGCAGAGAAAATTCGCTTGGCACCAGAGTTTCATGAGGGGGCTCCCGCATTTGAACCCTACTACGAATATTGGTCCAGCCAGGCGGTTGGGCCAAGCGAGGAGCCTGCCAGCGGATATGTGAGGCCACCAGGGCGTCTCACGCTTGCCGGCGAACAAGAAGAGATAGAAGAAGAAGAAGAAGTAGAAGAAGTAGAAGAGATAGAGGAAGAGGAAGTGGAAGTGGAGGAGGAAGAGGAGGAAGGAGAGGAGGAAGAAGAAGAGTGGTAG
- a CDS encoding 1-acyl-sn-glycerol-3-phosphate acyltransferase: MLYYIGRTLFRLAFWLLGGLTSVGAENIPPSGGVILAPNHRSFADPPVVGCGMNRKVHYMAKEELFKVPILGKLIRAVGSFPVRRGTADRAALKKAIKMLEEGRVICIFPEGTRSVDGKLKDPELGIGLVALKSRAPVVPVAVLGTDKVLGPHSKLPRRHPIKVVYGKPITFDDLYEGSHGREALEEVGRRTMDAIARLLAEAGDPKATERKQS, from the coding sequence ATGCTGTACTACATTGGACGCACACTTTTTAGGCTCGCATTTTGGCTACTTGGTGGGTTAACATCAGTTGGGGCCGAAAATATACCTCCTAGCGGCGGTGTTATTCTTGCGCCCAACCATAGGAGCTTTGCGGACCCCCCTGTAGTGGGATGTGGAATGAATCGAAAAGTTCATTATATGGCAAAGGAAGAGCTTTTCAAAGTTCCAATACTTGGCAAGCTCATACGTGCTGTTGGCTCCTTTCCAGTTCGGCGCGGAACGGCAGACCGAGCTGCTCTCAAGAAGGCGATTAAGATGTTGGAAGAAGGGCGTGTGATTTGCATCTTCCCCGAGGGTACTCGAAGTGTTGATGGAAAACTGAAAGACCCAGAGTTAGGCATTGGCCTTGTAGCACTCAAATCAAGGGCGCCGGTTGTGCCAGTTGCTGTTTTGGGAACAGATAAAGTACTAGGCCCTCATTCTAAGCTTCCTAGAAGACATCCGATTAAAGTAGTCTATGGCAAGCCGATTACCTTTGACGACTTGTATGAGGGAAGCCATGGACGCGAAGCCTTGGAGGAAGTTGGCCGTCGGACAATGGATGCGATTGCTCGCCTTCTAGCCGAAGCAGGTGACCCTAAAGCAACCGAAAGAAAACAGTCCTAA
- a CDS encoding response regulator transcription factor — translation MAKQKVLVVDDDENTCELVRLQLEMAGFEPVCAYNGKEGLAVAREHRPNLIILDLMLPELDGIEVCREIRRFSDVPIIMLTGKGDEFDRVLGLEMGADDYVVKPFSPRELIARVKAVSRRTKQAASQEDQQVLNFPGFYINLLSREVRVNNEKVSLTPKEFDLLWHLASNRDRVFTREQLLKQVWDYDEFFGDERTVDQHVKRLRRKIERDNSSCRIATIWGVGYKFEFNNNK, via the coding sequence GTGGCCAAACAGAAAGTTCTTGTAGTTGACGATGATGAAAACACTTGTGAATTGGTAAGGCTTCAGTTGGAGATGGCCGGATTCGAGCCAGTGTGTGCTTATAACGGAAAGGAAGGACTAGCAGTTGCCCGCGAGCACCGGCCCAATTTGATAATCCTCGACCTTATGCTCCCAGAGTTAGATGGAATAGAGGTATGCCGTGAAATTCGACGTTTCTCCGATGTCCCAATTATTATGCTAACAGGCAAGGGTGATGAGTTCGATAGAGTACTTGGGTTGGAAATGGGTGCGGATGACTATGTAGTAAAGCCGTTTAGCCCGCGTGAACTTATCGCCCGAGTAAAGGCAGTCTCGCGGCGCACGAAGCAGGCGGCAAGCCAAGAAGACCAGCAGGTTCTAAACTTCCCCGGTTTCTATATTAACCTTCTTTCAAGGGAAGTAAGGGTTAATAACGAAAAGGTAAGCCTAACTCCAAAAGAATTCGATTTGCTCTGGCATTTGGCAAGCAATCGAGACAGAGTGTTCACTCGTGAGCAGCTCCTTAAACAGGTTTGGGATTATGATGAGTTTTTTGGCGACGAGCGAACGGTGGACCAGCATGTAAAGCGGCTAAGGCGAAAAATTGAAAGAGATAATTCTTCATGTAGGATAGCTACCATTTGGGGAGTTGGCTATAAGTTCGAATTTAACAACAATAAGTAA
- the nrdR gene encoding transcriptional regulator NrdR — protein sequence MKCPYCGQNNDKVLDSRSVRDGEGIRRRRECLECGRRFTTYEEIEELRLVVVKKDERREPFDRSKLLKGMVTACEKRPVSVAQLEAAADEIERTLYNRGEKEVRSSEIGDMVIEKLRRLDQVAYVRFASVYRQFEDVTQFKELVDVLDADLAGN from the coding sequence ATGAAATGTCCTTACTGCGGTCAAAATAATGACAAGGTTTTAGATTCCCGCTCGGTTCGTGATGGAGAGGGAATCCGCCGTCGCCGAGAATGCCTCGAATGCGGTAGGAGATTTACTACGTACGAGGAAATAGAAGAACTTCGTCTTGTCGTGGTGAAAAAAGACGAACGGCGGGAGCCTTTCGACCGTTCAAAATTACTTAAGGGAATGGTTACTGCCTGCGAGAAGCGGCCGGTTAGCGTTGCTCAACTTGAAGCTGCTGCAGATGAAATTGAGCGCACACTCTACAATCGTGGTGAGAAGGAGGTGCGCTCATCCGAAATTGGCGATATGGTTATCGAGAAGCTCAGACGCCTGGACCAGGTTGCTTATGTAAGATTTGCATCCGTCTACCGTCAATTCGAGGATGTAACGCAGTTCAAAGAGCTCGTAGACGTTCTTGATGCAGATTTGGCAGGCAATTAA
- a CDS encoding GNAT family N-acetyltransferase, with the protein MQCTICGADALFVCGRSGRPVCAEHARIEVVSRLSFGSSDSLSVREATPEDYSRIKQLAEYFKGKTKVSSLDKEYDLLSLPAYVADSNGNIAGVLSYAIEPEVLVIVMLDVLPGYQGLGAGSMLIERLIEKASSEKKKEVLVSTPNDDLPTIYFYQKNGFQIYDVKPNFIAKDNEVQVGFAGIPRRDEIRLRRQL; encoded by the coding sequence ATGCAATGCACAATTTGTGGGGCTGATGCGTTATTCGTTTGTGGTCGGAGCGGCCGCCCTGTTTGCGCCGAACACGCCCGCATCGAGGTAGTATCGAGACTTAGTTTTGGCTCATCCGACAGCCTTTCGGTAAGAGAAGCAACCCCTGAAGATTACTCACGAATAAAGCAGCTAGCAGAATACTTTAAAGGCAAGACAAAAGTAAGTTCCCTGGATAAAGAATATGATTTATTGAGCTTGCCTGCCTATGTCGCGGATTCAAATGGCAACATAGCTGGAGTGCTTTCCTATGCAATTGAACCCGAGGTTTTGGTAATCGTAATGCTTGATGTTCTACCAGGATATCAGGGTTTGGGAGCAGGTAGCATGCTCATAGAACGCCTCATTGAGAAGGCTTCGTCCGAAAAAAAGAAAGAAGTTTTGGTTTCCACGCCTAATGATGACCTTCCGACGATTTACTTCTACCAGAAAAATGGATTCCAAATATATGATGTGAAACCTAACTTCATTGCCAAAGACAACGAGGTCCAAGTAGGGTTCGCCGGAATACCCCGAAGGGATGAGATACGGCTCAGGCGACAATTATAA
- a CDS encoding PQQ-binding-like beta-propeller repeat protein — translation MRSNFILRPVLLASLAILLLIVSFGWAQDIPDFTFIHGSDSHLPDSMSSTQSVISEIANLGEINLLPYKVTVPAPSFVIVTGDLTEFGPFQGGLDAYLNCWKNVKIPIYNQSGNHDGTWYCIRRALRRWHGSHCYSFDFNDCHFIGLDTSTPQDPRPTITTEQLLWLKEDFKKVKPTTPVFLFFHHPLYGSEFASEFECDRLVDILRPYNVVLMMAGHSHGHVLANAVGYDLVTGGSFLKPDPGFSIVSVKDGILRVAYKKAGEKDATIPILQKPLSIKSTYPEIKILEPQEGKVYAGDSVPVIVTITGNTSRINVATYKVDGEVVGDFMLEMEQYKDSLDIRQLQPGAHYLKVTFTDENGSTFQKSVSFYTESSSGAKAIWRAFAGGSCKGAPAITNDAVYVGATDGKLYAFRRSDGKLLWTFKTGGEILCQPLVVNDTVYFGSGDAKFYAVGIDGKLKWSYNAGGPIYSSPVLAGDLIIFGCNDSKLYALNSSGKLVWANDDAAYTIESKPFVDGDTVYFGAWDTYVYAVDVKTGATKWKCVGYGSATKPAARYYSPADCGPVVSNGKVFIADRNMSLSIIDAASGKMLDHRDNCAGVGLSEDGQHVYLRGDSNNVTKIDLEGKDVWSVNAGVRFMPAAPTERDGVVYVCTNTGTLKALSASDGSLLWTYQVTPRLFVMSSVEAKDGVAFVTGMDGSITAISGGSTIAN, via the coding sequence ATGCGGTCTAACTTTATTTTAAGGCCAGTGTTGCTTGCCAGCCTGGCCATCTTACTGTTAATTGTCTCATTTGGATGGGCACAAGATATCCCAGATTTTACTTTTATCCATGGCAGCGACTCACATCTGCCTGACAGTATGTCTTCAACGCAATCAGTAATAAGCGAAATCGCAAATCTCGGCGAAATAAACTTGTTGCCTTATAAAGTAACAGTACCTGCGCCGTCTTTTGTCATAGTAACTGGCGACCTTACGGAGTTTGGTCCTTTCCAGGGCGGTCTTGATGCTTATCTTAACTGCTGGAAGAATGTAAAAATTCCTATCTACAACCAATCTGGCAATCATGACGGTACATGGTATTGTATCCGCCGCGCACTTCGTAGATGGCATGGGTCGCACTGTTATTCATTTGATTTTAACGATTGCCACTTCATTGGTTTAGATACCTCCACACCTCAAGATCCTCGTCCGACCATTACGACCGAACAGCTTCTTTGGCTAAAAGAGGATTTCAAGAAGGTGAAGCCTACTACGCCGGTTTTTCTATTCTTTCATCATCCCCTATATGGAAGTGAGTTTGCAAGCGAATTCGAGTGCGATAGGCTTGTAGATATTTTGCGCCCTTATAATGTCGTTCTTATGATGGCTGGGCATTCACACGGACATGTACTTGCAAATGCAGTGGGATATGATCTTGTAACCGGTGGTTCGTTCTTAAAGCCTGACCCGGGGTTTAGCATAGTATCTGTAAAAGATGGCATTCTGCGCGTTGCATATAAAAAAGCGGGAGAAAAGGATGCTACTATTCCGATTCTTCAGAAGCCACTTTCTATAAAAAGCACCTATCCCGAAATCAAAATATTAGAGCCCCAGGAGGGCAAAGTATATGCAGGCGACTCAGTTCCTGTAATTGTAACTATTACTGGAAATACTAGCCGTATAAATGTGGCCACCTATAAGGTTGATGGAGAAGTTGTTGGCGATTTTATGTTGGAGATGGAACAATACAAAGATTCCCTAGATATACGCCAGCTTCAGCCTGGCGCTCATTACCTAAAAGTTACTTTTACCGACGAAAATGGTAGCACCTTCCAAAAGTCGGTAAGCTTCTACACGGAATCATCTTCGGGTGCTAAAGCTATTTGGCGAGCATTCGCGGGCGGTTCATGTAAAGGCGCGCCTGCCATTACCAATGATGCGGTTTATGTTGGTGCTACTGATGGCAAGCTTTATGCTTTTAGACGTTCAGATGGAAAACTGCTCTGGACTTTCAAGACAGGAGGCGAGATACTGTGTCAGCCACTTGTGGTGAATGATACAGTATATTTCGGCTCAGGCGATGCTAAATTCTATGCTGTTGGCATAGATGGTAAGCTGAAATGGTCATATAATGCAGGCGGTCCTATTTATTCTTCACCTGTGCTGGCAGGTGATTTAATAATATTCGGATGCAACGACTCCAAGCTCTATGCACTCAATTCATCCGGAAAATTAGTTTGGGCGAACGATGACGCCGCCTATACTATTGAGAGCAAACCATTTGTTGACGGCGATACTGTTTACTTTGGCGCTTGGGATACTTATGTTTATGCTGTTGACGTCAAGACTGGTGCCACAAAATGGAAATGTGTTGGCTATGGTTCAGCAACAAAGCCTGCAGCTAGATATTATAGTCCAGCCGACTGTGGGCCCGTTGTTTCAAATGGCAAGGTGTTTATTGCAGATAGGAACATGAGTTTAAGCATAATAGACGCCGCTTCGGGCAAGATGTTAGATCACCGCGATAACTGCGCAGGGGTGGGGCTGTCCGAGGACGGACAACATGTATACCTCAGAGGCGATTCGAATAATGTCACAAAGATAGATCTTGAGGGGAAAGATGTCTGGAGCGTAAATGCTGGCGTACGGTTCATGCCAGCGGCCCCGACTGAGCGCGACGGCGTAGTTTATGTATGCACAAACACTGGCACGCTAAAAGCTTTATCTGCTTCAGATGGCAGCCTTTTGTGGACTTATCAGGTTACTCCGCGTCTTTTCGTAATGTCGAGCGTTGAGGCAAAAGACGGCGTTGCCTTCGTCACTGGCATGGATGGTAGCATAACGGCAATCTCAGGAGGGTCAACCATAGCGAATTAA
- a CDS encoding vitamin B12-dependent ribonucleotide reductase, giving the protein MLTKNAITVLERRYLRKDEQGNPIETPEGMFHRVANAVAAAERLYGKSDDEIREIEAEFYRMMSELEFLPNSPTLMNAGRKLGQLAACFVLPIEDTMESIFETIKHTALIHKSGGGTGFSFSRLRPAKDVVQSTNGVSSGPISFMEVFNAATEAIKQGGTRRGANMGCLRVDHPDILDFITAKKDNNRLTNFNISVLVTEQFMEAVEKNQDYDLINPRTGQKTKSLNARKVFDLIVNMAWRNGEPGIIFIDRINRDNPTPKLGEIESTNPCGEQPLLPYEACNLGSINLSKFIANSGGEPAVDYMRLGKAVRMAVRFLDDVIDVSKYPLVQIDKMVKGNRKIGLGVMGFADMLIMLGIPYDSEQAITLAEEVMSFIQTEARQTSAELAAERGAFPNFEGSIYDVPEGTRMRNATVTTIAPTGTLSIIAGCSSGIEPLFAVAYIRTVLDGTQLVEVNPLFEKIARERGFYSDALMKEIAVRGTVKGIAEVPTEVQRIFVTAHDIAPVWHVKMQAAFQKYVDNAVSKTVNFPNSATTEDVAEVFKLAYRLGCKGVTVYRDGSREEQVLSVGTGKKEATSNSETGVLQPRPRPVRTFGVTEKVKTGCGNLYVTINEDSEGLCEVFARMGKSGGCASSQLDAVSRVISAALRAGVKPESIIKQLRGNVCPSPAWDQGGRVLSCPDAIGIALEHYLQYKQTGEPVETVSKWQSPLDNLVGACPDCGSAVEHESGCIVCRFCGFSKCG; this is encoded by the coding sequence ATGCTCACCAAGAACGCAATCACCGTTTTAGAAAGGCGTTATCTTAGGAAAGACGAGCAGGGCAACCCAATCGAAACGCCCGAGGGTATGTTCCATCGCGTCGCTAATGCGGTCGCGGCAGCAGAGCGGCTGTATGGTAAGTCTGATGATGAAATCAGAGAAATCGAAGCCGAGTTTTACCGAATGATGTCAGAGCTAGAATTCCTGCCAAACAGTCCTACGCTGATGAATGCAGGAAGGAAGCTGGGCCAACTAGCCGCATGTTTTGTTTTGCCAATCGAAGATACAATGGAGAGCATCTTCGAAACCATCAAGCACACTGCGCTCATTCATAAGAGTGGCGGGGGTACGGGATTCTCATTCTCACGTCTCAGGCCAGCGAAAGACGTCGTCCAATCTACCAACGGCGTTTCCAGTGGCCCAATTTCCTTTATGGAGGTCTTTAACGCGGCTACCGAGGCTATTAAGCAGGGTGGCACCCGTAGGGGAGCGAATATGGGTTGCCTACGTGTAGATCACCCTGATATCCTTGACTTCATTACAGCAAAAAAGGACAACAACCGGCTTACCAATTTCAACATTTCCGTTCTTGTTACCGAACAGTTCATGGAAGCTGTCGAGAAAAACCAGGACTACGACCTAATCAATCCTCGTACAGGCCAAAAAACAAAATCGCTAAATGCGCGCAAAGTCTTCGATTTGATAGTAAACATGGCGTGGCGGAACGGTGAGCCGGGGATTATTTTCATTGACCGTATCAACCGCGATAATCCTACTCCTAAGCTTGGAGAGATTGAATCAACAAATCCGTGTGGCGAACAGCCACTCCTTCCCTATGAGGCATGTAATCTGGGCTCAATTAACTTGTCAAAATTCATTGCTAACTCTGGAGGTGAGCCCGCGGTAGATTATATGAGGCTGGGGAAGGCCGTTAGGATGGCGGTTAGATTCCTTGATGACGTCATTGATGTCAGCAAATACCCTCTGGTGCAAATTGATAAGATGGTCAAAGGCAACCGCAAGATTGGACTAGGGGTCATGGGCTTTGCAGATATGCTCATTATGCTAGGTATACCTTATGATTCTGAACAAGCAATCACTTTAGCAGAGGAAGTGATGTCGTTCATCCAAACCGAGGCTAGACAAACGTCCGCGGAACTTGCCGCTGAACGAGGAGCATTTCCAAATTTCGAGGGGAGCATCTACGATGTGCCAGAGGGAACTCGAATGAGAAATGCAACAGTGACAACCATTGCCCCAACTGGTACTCTGTCAATAATCGCTGGATGCTCTAGCGGAATAGAACCACTGTTTGCAGTTGCATACATCCGTACCGTTCTCGATGGGACCCAACTTGTAGAAGTCAATCCATTATTCGAGAAAATTGCCAGAGAGCGAGGGTTCTATAGCGATGCCCTGATGAAGGAAATCGCTGTACGTGGAACGGTAAAAGGAATAGCCGAAGTACCGACGGAAGTTCAGCGCATATTTGTTACAGCTCACGACATTGCGCCCGTGTGGCATGTAAAGATGCAGGCGGCGTTCCAAAAATACGTAGACAATGCGGTTTCGAAAACTGTCAACTTTCCGAATTCCGCAACAACCGAAGACGTAGCGGAAGTCTTCAAGCTTGCCTACCGTTTGGGCTGCAAAGGCGTTACTGTCTACCGGGACGGCAGCCGTGAAGAACAGGTGCTGAGCGTTGGCACTGGCAAAAAGGAGGCAACATCGAACTCTGAGACCGGTGTGCTTCAGCCGCGACCGAGGCCGGTTCGAACGTTTGGTGTGACCGAGAAAGTTAAAACGGGTTGCGGAAATCTATACGTGACGATAAACGAAGATAGCGAAGGCCTATGCGAAGTATTTGCGAGAATGGGAAAATCTGGTGGATGTGCCTCATCTCAGCTTGATGCGGTGTCGCGCGTTATCTCGGCGGCACTTCGAGCTGGGGTTAAGCCTGAATCCATCATCAAGCAGCTTAGGGGGAATGTTTGTCCCTCGCCAGCATGGGACCAAGGAGGCCGAGTACTCTCATGTCCCGATGCTATTGGGATTGCTCTTGAACATTACCTTCAATACAAGCAGACAGGCGAGCCGGTAGAGACAGTAAGCAAATGGCAAAGCCCGCTCGACAATCTTGTTGGTGCTTGCCCTGACTGTGGCAGTGCTGTCGAACACGAATCTGGATGCATTGTTTGCCGCTTTTGCGGGTTCTCCAAGTGCGGGTAG
- a CDS encoding stage 0 sporulation family protein, which translates to MPVVVGVCFKKVGKIYYFDPAGLDLQEGDFVIAETARGIELGQVMTEVREVPEEEIVPPLRNILRKATPEDFEREESNRQKEEHAFRVCAEKIQKHNLPMKLIEADYSFDGSQVTFYFAAETRVDFRELVKDLASTLRIKVQLHQVGVRDEAKFFGGLGMCGRALCCATFLKDFEPVSMKMAKEQSLFLNPIKFSGICGKLMCCLKFEYPIYKEAKSRLPAVGSTVMTPRGPGKVTEVNIIKEVLTIDFGEGIISHYPASEVKVVCSLSKEENDRVEDEQREAEFQPPSMCRCPAESCSAHLINQEEGDFEPREERFQEIPSDYKTQKEQ; encoded by the coding sequence ATGCCTGTAGTAGTTGGAGTGTGCTTTAAAAAGGTTGGGAAGATATACTACTTTGATCCTGCCGGGCTTGACTTGCAGGAAGGTGATTTCGTCATTGCCGAGACTGCGCGCGGCATCGAGTTAGGCCAGGTAATGACCGAAGTCCGCGAGGTTCCCGAGGAAGAAATAGTGCCGCCTTTGAGAAATATTCTCCGAAAGGCAACGCCTGAGGATTTCGAGCGCGAGGAGAGCAATAGACAGAAAGAAGAGCATGCTTTTCGAGTTTGTGCTGAAAAAATCCAAAAACACAACCTGCCAATGAAGCTAATCGAAGCTGATTACTCATTTGACGGTTCTCAGGTGACGTTTTATTTCGCCGCCGAAACGCGAGTTGATTTTCGCGAGCTTGTAAAGGACTTGGCAAGCACTTTGCGAATAAAGGTTCAGCTTCACCAAGTCGGCGTGCGCGATGAAGCCAAGTTTTTTGGCGGTTTGGGGATGTGCGGGCGAGCGTTGTGCTGCGCAACTTTCCTAAAGGATTTCGAACCAGTCTCCATGAAAATGGCAAAAGAGCAAAGTCTTTTCCTCAATCCTATCAAGTTTTCCGGCATATGTGGCAAGTTAATGTGCTGTTTGAAATTCGAATATCCAATCTATAAGGAGGCTAAGTCCAGGCTTCCAGCAGTCGGCTCCACGGTAATGACGCCAAGAGGTCCAGGCAAAGTAACAGAGGTAAACATTATTAAAGAGGTACTTACGATTGACTTTGGCGAGGGGATCATTAGCCACTATCCCGCTTCCGAGGTTAAAGTAGTTTGTAGCTTATCCAAAGAAGAAAATGACAGAGTGGAAGACGAGCAAAGGGAAGCCGAGTTTCAACCGCCTTCGATGTGCAGATGTCCTGCAGAAAGTTGTTCTGCGCATTTGATAAACCAAGAAGAGGGCGATTTTGAGCCCAGGGAAGAGCGATTCCAAGAGATTCCTAGCGACTACAAAACGCAGAAGGAGCAGTAG
- a CDS encoding phosphoribosylaminoimidazolecarboxamide formyltransferase encodes MNQQVIPLRYGMNPHQKPAQVILTDRSPKIEILNGTPGYINFLDALNAWQLVRELKAALNLPAAASFKHVSPAGAAVGLPLSDTLKKAYFVDDMDLSPLAIAYARARGADRVSSFGDFIALSDTCDLSTAQLIKREVSDGVIAPAYDGDALALLRGKREGKYLVLRIDPDYNPPEIEQRQVFGVTLEQKRNDIKIDASVLANVVTAKKEIPPEAQRDLVVALITLKYTQSNSVCFAYDGQVIGVGAGQQSRVHCTRLAAGKADLWWLRQHPKVLELEFRSGLNRAEKNNAIDEFLCDDLTPPEEALMRENLPGAQRLTKEEKRHWLDKLTGVSLGSDAFFPFRDSIDRASRTGVKYIAEPGGSTRDNEIIAAADEYGMVMVFTGIRLFHH; translated from the coding sequence ATGAATCAGCAAGTTATTCCACTTAGGTATGGTATGAATCCACATCAGAAGCCTGCACAGGTCATCTTGACTGACAGAAGTCCCAAAATAGAAATTCTGAACGGCACGCCAGGGTATATTAATTTTCTTGATGCTCTAAACGCTTGGCAGCTCGTTCGAGAACTTAAGGCTGCGCTCAATCTTCCGGCCGCAGCGTCATTTAAGCATGTGAGCCCAGCTGGAGCCGCCGTGGGATTGCCACTATCGGATACTTTGAAAAAGGCATATTTTGTTGATGATATGGACTTATCTCCGCTAGCTATTGCCTATGCTCGTGCTCGCGGTGCGGATAGAGTCTCCTCATTTGGCGATTTCATTGCTTTGAGCGATACCTGCGACCTATCTACTGCGCAGCTTATCAAGCGCGAGGTTTCAGATGGTGTTATAGCGCCGGCATACGACGGGGATGCGCTGGCTCTATTGCGAGGGAAGCGTGAAGGCAAATATCTAGTTCTCCGCATTGACCCGGATTATAATCCGCCAGAAATTGAGCAACGTCAAGTTTTTGGCGTAACACTTGAGCAGAAACGCAATGACATTAAGATTGATGCCAGCGTACTTGCGAATGTTGTTACAGCGAAAAAGGAAATCCCACCAGAAGCTCAGCGGGATTTAGTTGTTGCGCTTATTACATTAAAATATACCCAATCGAACTCTGTCTGCTTTGCCTACGATGGCCAGGTTATAGGCGTTGGTGCGGGCCAGCAATCTAGAGTGCACTGCACTCGACTGGCCGCCGGGAAAGCGGATCTATGGTGGCTGAGACAGCATCCTAAAGTGCTTGAATTAGAGTTCAGAAGTGGTTTGAATCGCGCTGAGAAGAATAACGCCATTGATGAGTTTCTCTGCGACGACCTGACTCCTCCTGAAGAGGCGCTTATGCGGGAGAACTTGCCTGGTGCTCAGCGCTTAACGAAAGAGGAGAAACGCCACTGGCTTGACAAGCTTACAGGAGTCTCACTAGGCTCCGATGCCTTCTTCCCATTCAGGGACAGCATTGATCGCGCAAGCAGGACAGGCGTAAAATACATAGCCGAGCCAGGTGGGTCAACGCGGGATAATGAAATCATTGCAGCAGCCGATGAATATGGTATGGTAATGGTATTTACTGGCATTCGCCTGTTCCATCACTAA